From the endosymbiont of Bathymodiolus septemdierum str. Myojin knoll genome, one window contains:
- a CDS encoding BRCT domain-containing protein, which produces MALSSAIIDQILHQKITPEDLSDEQLGQFCQTANLAYRAGEPIVSDNDYDFIYLAALKERAPSHSLFQSIEPEGQGFSEEKVLLPEIMLSTDKAYTWEEISKWIERLQKSAAVIGLADDKIQIKATAKLDGFAGYDDGTRLYTRGDGKKGSDISRVFERGLQVYNDAPRGQGAGEIVVKKSYFESHLSNDFEYPRNFQASLIKEKELGPLAKQAITDKAAVFVPFNQLPIWSGDINELSSHFDRIVKQVLQDIDFDVDGVVFEVTNENLKVEMGANRKFHRWQIAFKENIDKAKVKVLSVTPQVGRTGKITPVAELEPTLLSGATIHRATGHHYGLVKAQGLGAGAIIELTRSGLVIPKINKVLQSATPDIPTACPSCSESLQWESDFLICHNHQLCPAQVVGRMEWFFKVLANNDGFGIATIKKLYTHNIRKISQVYALDADALMAMGFGEKTSNNLVEQLKRSRSEQIEDWRFLAAFGVERLGMGNCENLLKSCPLTDIFSLDAQQIANIDGFAQLSAQSIIDGLVSIKAEFDLIFKQGFNLELTILKKDLAEFTHPLNGKKIIFTGKMSASRDEMKKHAKSIGIQVVSSVNAKTDYLVIGEKVGPKKIEAAKRLGVEILTEVEYLNLI; this is translated from the coding sequence GTGGCGTTATCGTCAGCCATTATTGACCAAATTCTCCATCAAAAAATTACACCGGAGGATTTATCTGATGAGCAATTAGGGCAATTTTGTCAGACAGCTAATCTCGCTTATCGAGCGGGCGAGCCGATTGTTAGTGACAATGATTATGATTTTATCTATCTCGCTGCCCTTAAAGAGCGCGCCCCAAGCCACTCTCTATTTCAATCGATAGAACCCGAAGGGCAGGGGTTTTCTGAGGAAAAAGTCTTACTACCTGAAATTATGTTGTCCACAGACAAGGCGTATACTTGGGAAGAAATCAGCAAGTGGATAGAGCGATTACAAAAATCTGCTGCCGTCATAGGGCTTGCTGATGACAAAATTCAAATAAAGGCAACAGCTAAATTAGATGGTTTTGCAGGTTATGACGATGGCACGCGTTTATACACGCGAGGCGATGGCAAAAAAGGCAGTGACATTAGCCGAGTGTTTGAACGGGGGTTGCAGGTTTATAATGACGCACCGCGAGGACAGGGGGCGGGCGAAATTGTGGTTAAAAAAAGTTATTTTGAGTCGCATTTGTCTAATGATTTTGAATATCCGCGCAATTTTCAAGCCAGTCTGATTAAAGAAAAAGAATTGGGGCCTCTTGCTAAGCAGGCGATTACCGATAAAGCCGCTGTATTTGTGCCCTTCAATCAATTACCAATATGGTCTGGTGATATTAATGAATTATCATCGCATTTTGATAGAATTGTTAAACAGGTATTGCAAGATATAGATTTTGATGTAGATGGCGTGGTATTTGAGGTTACAAACGAAAATTTAAAAGTTGAAATGGGGGCAAACAGAAAATTCCACCGTTGGCAGATTGCTTTTAAAGAAAATATCGATAAAGCTAAGGTTAAAGTATTATCAGTTACCCCACAAGTAGGGCGCACAGGCAAGATTACACCCGTGGCAGAGTTAGAGCCTACCTTGTTAAGTGGGGCGACCATTCATCGTGCCACAGGGCATCATTATGGCTTGGTCAAAGCGCAAGGGCTGGGCGCAGGTGCTATCATTGAATTGACGCGTTCCGGCTTGGTGATTCCTAAAATAAATAAAGTTTTACAATCAGCAACGCCCGATATTCCGACGGCTTGCCCAAGTTGCAGCGAGTCTTTGCAATGGGAGTCTGATTTTTTAATCTGTCATAATCATCAATTATGCCCAGCACAAGTCGTTGGTAGAATGGAGTGGTTTTTCAAGGTATTGGCAAATAATGACGGTTTTGGTATCGCTACAATTAAAAAATTATATACACATAATATTCGAAAAATTTCACAAGTTTACGCATTAGATGCTGACGCATTGATGGCTATGGGCTTTGGTGAAAAAACCAGCAATAATCTTGTTGAGCAACTAAAAAGATCAAGAAGCGAACAAATTGAAGATTGGCGCTTTTTAGCGGCATTTGGCGTGGAAAGATTGGGGATGGGTAATTGTGAAAATCTACTTAAATCTTGCCCATTAACCGATATTTTTTCCTTAGATGCGCAGCAAATAGCCAATATTGATGGCTTTGCACAGCTTAGCGCACAATCCATCATAGATGGACTGGTATCCATTAAAGCAGAATTTGATTTAATTTTTAAACAAGGCTTTAATTTAGAATTGACAATTTTAAAAAAAGATTTAGCAGAATTTACACATCCATTAAATGGCAAAAAAATTATATTCACCGGTAAAATGAGTGCCTCACGAGATGAGATGAAAAAACACGCCAAATCCATTGGCATCCAAGTAGTTAGCAGTGTAAACGCAAAAACGGATTATTTGGTGATTGGCGAAAAAGTCGGTCCTAAAAAAATTGAAGCCGCCAAGAGGCTTGGGGTTGAAATTTTGACAGAGGTAGAGTATCTAAATTTAATCTAG
- a CDS encoding P-II family nitrogen regulator: MKMITAIIKPFKLDEVREALSEIGVSGITATEVKGFGRQKGHTELYRGAEYTVDFLPKVKLEIAISADQVDSVIEVISKSAKSDGEGKIGDGKIFVGNLEQVVRIRTGETGAVAL, encoded by the coding sequence ATGAAAATGATAACAGCAATTATCAAGCCATTTAAACTTGATGAAGTGAGAGAAGCCCTTTCTGAAATTGGTGTTTCAGGAATTACGGCAACAGAGGTAAAAGGTTTTGGTCGTCAAAAAGGACACACAGAACTTTATCGCGGTGCAGAATACACGGTAGATTTTTTACCCAAAGTTAAATTAGAAATTGCAATTTCAGCAGACCAAGTGGACAGCGTGATTGAAGTAATTAGCAAATCAGCAAAATCTGACGGCGAAGGTAAAATCGGTGACGGCAAGATTTTTGTTGGCAATTTAGAACAAGTGGTCCGTATTAGAACGGGCGAAACTGGCGCAGTAGCGCTGTAG